TGTCAAACAACGCCTTGTTCAGCGTGACTTCGTCAATCGGTTTGCCGATGCCCCCGCGCGACACAATGATGACCTTGGCATCCAGCACCCGCGCCACCTGCGCGTTGGACAAATCAAACACCGCGCCCACACCCGCGTGGCCAGAGCCTTCGCACAACACAAAATCCTTCTCCCAGGCCACGCGGTCAAAAGCGCGCTGGATTTTTTCCACCAGCGCATCGTTGTTGGCGCTTTCCAGGTAGCGCCGGGTGAAGTCCGGCTCCACCGCAATGGGGGACATGTCCACCAGCGGGCAGTTGAGCTTGTACACACTGTCCATGAGGACGGTGTCCTCATCAATTTTTTGCTCGGCGATTTCGACAAACCGCTGCCCCACCGGCTTGATGTACCCCACCCGGGGATAATAGCGCTGGAGGGCGGCCATCAAACCAAGGCTGGTGGTGGTTTTGCCGTCATTCTGGCGCGTGGCGGCAATAAACACGCGCGGCGTTGTTCGATTCATGAGCAAAAACTGGCTGGGGAATTATTCACCGGGAATGTGGTTCCCGGCATCGGGATACAGCGATTTGTAATCAATGGCCTGCACGCCCACAATGGCGGCCACGCCCAAAATGTCATGCGCATTGGAGCCGCGCGAAACATCCGCCGCCGGCCGGTCCAAGCCCAGCATGATTTGCCCGTAGGCATTGGCGCGCGCAATGTGCTGGACAAATTTGCTGGCGATGTTACCGGCGTTGAGGTCGGGAAATATCAGCACGTTGGCCCGCCCCGCCACCTTGCTTTCCGGCAGTTTGCGCCGGGCAATGTCCGGCACCAGCGCGGTATCGGCCTGCAATTCGCCGTCAAAATCCGCCTCCAACCCGTGCTCCTGCGCCTTGCGGATGGCCAGCGCGGTGGCGGCCTGCATTTTGCCCACCGACGGATGCATGGCGCTGCCCTTGGTGGAAAACGAGAGCATGGCCACGCGCGGACGGACGTTGAGCAGCTTGTGCGCCAGTTGGGCGGTGGTCACGGCAATATCGGCCAGTTGCTCCACGGTGGGCTCCGGGATGACGCCGCAATCCGCCATGAACATCACGCCTTCCTCGCCAAACCGCGTATCCTCCACCTCCATAATCATGCACGAGGAGGCCGTGGTGAAGTGGGGCGCCACCTTGATGATTTGAAAGAGCGGCCGCAACACGCTCCCCGTCACTTCATTGGTGCCGGACACCAGACCATCGGCCTGATGCATGGCCACCATCATGCTCCCAAAATAATTGGGATTCAGCATGGCCGCCCGCGCCTCTTCAAACCGGATGCCCTTGGCGCGCCGCAAGGCTTCAAACCGCCGGGCAAAATTGTCCAAATCCTCGCTCGTGGCGGGATTGATGATGCGGATGCCCTCCAGGTTGATGTTGAGCTTCTCCGCGGCTTCCTTAATCGCCGTGCGGTCACCCAGGAGAATGGGCGCCCCCAGCCGCAGGGAGCGGAACTGGCGGGCAGCCTGCAACACCCGGGGCTCGCTGCCTTCCGGAAAAACAATCCGTTTGGGATGCCGTTGCAGTTTTTCAATAAGACTGCCGATAAATCGCATGACGCTGTACTAACCAACCCGGCGGCGCGGCGCAAGCCACAAAGCTCGCTTGAGGGAAAAGTTTATTTATGCTTAGTTGGAGTACATGAAGATGCCTCAGGTGAGAAATCCGGCGGTCTGGCTGGCCCTGGCGCTGGCAGCCTGGCTGGCCGGCTGCACCACGGTGGGCGAAACCGGCCGCCGGCAACTGATGTTATTAACCCCCGGGGAGGAGATGACGCTGGGGCTGACCAGCTTTGAAAAGCTGAAGAAGGAAATGCCCATCAGCCGCGACCCGGCCCTCAATGCGCAGGTGCAGCGCGTGGGCAAGCGCATCGCGGCGGTGGCGCAATTGCCCAACGCCCAGTGGGAGTTTGTGGTTTTTGAAAGCAAGGAGGCCAACGCGTTCTGCCTGCCCGGCGGCAAAATTGGCATTTACACCGGCATCCTGCCCATTACGCAGAATGATGCCGGGCTCGCGGCCGTCATGGGCCACGAGGTGGCGCATGCCACCGCCCGCCACGGCGCGGAGCGGGTGAGCGAAGCCCTGGCCATGCAGGCCGCCGGCCAGGTGTTGGGAGCTTCACTGTCCGGCAGCGACCCCAAAGTGCAGGCCGCCGCCATGACCGCCTATGGGCTGGGCGCGACCCTGGGCCGCACCCTGCCCCACAGCCGCAAGCAGGAGGAGGAAGCGGACTACATCGGCCTCAAGTACATGGCGCGGGCGGGCTACGACCCGGAAGAAGCCGTGCGTTTTTGGGAGCGATTTGCTGCCTACAACCGCCAGCAGGGCGGAAGCAGCACTCCCTGGTTCCTGCGCACGCATCCATTGGATGAAAAACGCATCGCCAAACTCCGCCAATGGTTGCCGGAAGCCCGCGCGGAATACCGTCCCCAATGACCACCCCCTCCTCTGCCTCGGCCCCTGCCCCGGCCTCGCGTCCCTTGCGGGTGCTGGTGGTGGAGGATTCCGAATTTGACACCCGCGTCATGCTTAATGAGCTGCGGATGGGGGGCTATGACCCGCAGTACAAGCGGGTGGAAACCGCGGAGCAGATGCGCGCCGCCCTCACCAGCCAAACCTGGGATGTGGTGCTGGCGGATTATCACCTGCCCGAGTTCAGCGCGCCCAAGGCCCTGGAGCTGCTGCACGAGCTGGGACTGGATATTCCCTTTGTGGTGGTCTCCGGCGGCATTGGGGACCAAATCGCCGTGGAATGCATGCGTTCAGGCGCGCATGATTACCTCATGAAGGGCAACCTCGCCCGCCTCGCCCCGGCCGTCGAACGTGAATTGCGCGAAGCCAAAGTGCGCGCCGCCCGTGCCGAGGCCGAACAGCAGATGCGCGAAAGCGAGTTGCGCTACCGCCTGCTGTGGGAGACCTGCCCCGATGCCGTGCTCCTGATGGATGCCAACGGCTACATTCAATTTGCCAATCCCGCCGTGGAAAGTGTCTTCGCCTACAAACCGGTGGAATTATTGGGGCGCAACGTCACCCTCTTGCAGCCCCCCGAGCTGCGCGAGGCCAATCCGCTGGCTTTCGTGGAATACGTGCGCAGCGGCCGCCGCCAGACCGGTTGGGCCGCCCGCGAGGCCATCGGCCTGCGCAAAGATGGCCGCCGGGTCATCATTGAAATCAGCGCCAGTGAAATGGTGCTCCAGGGCCAGCGCCGCTACGTGGGTTTTATTCGCGATATTACCGAACGCAAAAAGGCCGAAGAAGCCCTCCGGGCTCACGAACAGGAAATGCAGGTCGCGCGCGAAATCCAGCGGCTCCTCTTTCCCGCCTCCGCTCCGCAAGTGCCCGGTTTTGAAATCAGCGGTGCTTCTTTTCCCGCTGACGCGGCCTGTGGCGATTATTTTGACTACCTGCCCATGCCGGCGGGGCGGCTGGGGCTGGTGGTCGCGGACATCACCGGCCACGGCGTAGGCCCGGCCCTGCTCATGGCGGAAACCCGCGCCTACCTGCGCCTGCTCACGCGCAACCGCGAGAAAGTCGAGGAGATTCTTTCCCTGGCCAATCGCACCCTGGTTGAGGACGTAGGCAACGAACGCTTTGTCACCCTCATGCTCGCCCAACTGGACCCCGAGGCGCGCACGCTCGTTTATGGCAGCGCCGGTCACCCCGCAGGTTATGTGGTGGACGCCTCCGGTGAAGTCAAGGCCACCTTGCGCAGCACCGGCCCGCCGCTGGGCATTGCTTCCTCGGCCAATTTTCGCGCCTCTGCTCCCGTGCCGCTGGCCCCGGGCGATGTCCTCCTCCTGTTGACGGATGGCATTGAGGAAACCACGGCCCCGGATAAAACGCTTTACGAAGCCAGGCGCGCCCTCGAATTCCTGCGGCAAAACCGCAGCCGGCCCGCCGCGGAGATTGTGCGCGGTTTGTACGATTCCGTGCGCGAATTTGCGCAAGGCGACCCCTTGACCGATGACATCACCGTGCTGGTGGTCAAGGTGCTCTAAAGCGTCCGACGGCGCTACTATTGGACTGCCGCGCGGGAAGCAGGACGCTTGAATGCCTGAATAAATTTCACAATGGCCCGCACATCGTGGTAGTTGGCCTTCCAGTGATGCGCCTTGCCGCCGGATTTGACCTTGCCGTCGGCATACACGGTGTCCAGCCAGATGCCGTCCTCCGGCGAAGTCTGGTACTGTTGGAGGAAGCGGAACTGTTTTTCCAGCGCCTGGGCATAACGCGGATTGGGTTGGTGCGCCAGCGCCTCGCTCAGGGCGGCAATCAGCTCCGCCTCGGCCCACCAGACTTTGGTGGTGTCGGAAGCCGGCTCATTGCCCACGCCGCGGTGGTATAATCCGCCGCGCTCCCAGTCATAGCCATATTGCAGCGCATGGTCTATGTGGGCGTAGAAATGCCGCCAGTCCGGCCGCTGGCCAAGCGCCTTTTGCGCCTGCACCATCAGCCATGCAAATTCCACGTTGTGCCCATAGGACAACCCGGCGCTCTTGGGGTCCGTCACCGGCCGCCAATCCAGTTGCCGATGAAAGCAGGACTGGCCCGGCTCCAGCGGATAAAAGTAACGGCGGTTAATCTCCAGGGCCTCCTGCAAAGCCCGCCGCACAGTCGCATCACCGGTCACCGCGTACAGCTCCGTGAACGCTTCCATCAAATGCAAATGGGTGTTGGCGCTTTTGTAGCCGCCCACTTCCACGAACACCTGGTCATCGTGCTGCAACACCGGACGCCAGTCGCGGGTGAAATGCTCAATCCAGCCCCCATGCTCCAAATCATGCGCCTTGCGTTGCAGCAGGAAAAACAAATCCATGGCCAGGCGAATCGCCTCCGGATGCTGTGTGGCTCGGTAGTACTCCACCAGCGCGTAAATGACGAAACTCTGGCCATACATGATTTTCCGGTCCTGCAAGGGCTTGCCGGCGGCGTCCACCCGCCAGTAATAACCGCCGTGTTGCGCATCCAGCATGCGGTCGCGCAGGAAACGATATCCCACCTGGGCCGCCTGCAAATAATCGCGCCGGGCATCGCTATATTGATAAAGATGCGCATGGCTGAACCCCCACACCATCCGCGCCTGTACCACCAGCGCCTTGTCCTTGGCCTCCCGGCGCCCGCTGAGGTCATCCGCCAGCAAATAACCCCCGTGGGCGCGATCCAGCGTGGTGTCATACCAGTAAGGCAGGATTTTCTCGCGCAGTTGCCGGTCGTACTCCTGCGCCAGGCCGGTCAAATCAGCCGCCCCAACCAAGGCCAGGGAAAACAGGAAAATCGCGCCTGCATAAATGCTTTTCATGCCCGCAGCATATCGCCCCGCCTTCGCGGCGTCCAGTTTGTTGCCTGGGGATTCGGCGCGGCTCTCCGTGACGGACTCAACGCACGGAGTCATCCTCGGGCAGTCCAAGGCGCTTGTAGAGATTACGCCGCCCCACCTTGTCTTCCTCCAGGATTTTGCGCGCGTAAACAGCCACAGCTTCCGCCTTGGCCCTGGGCACCACAATCACGCCATCGCCATCCGCCACAATCACATCGCCCGGCATCACCAGCACCCCGCCGCATACCACAGGGCGGTTCACCGATTCCACCTCGTTGCGGCCAGGCCGTATGCC
This is a stretch of genomic DNA from Fontisphaera persica. It encodes these proteins:
- a CDS encoding M48 family metallopeptidase; its protein translation is MKMPQVRNPAVWLALALAAWLAGCTTVGETGRRQLMLLTPGEEMTLGLTSFEKLKKEMPISRDPALNAQVQRVGKRIAAVAQLPNAQWEFVVFESKEANAFCLPGGKIGIYTGILPITQNDAGLAAVMGHEVAHATARHGAERVSEALAMQAAGQVLGASLSGSDPKVQAAAMTAYGLGATLGRTLPHSRKQEEEADYIGLKYMARAGYDPEEAVRFWERFAAYNRQQGGSSTPWFLRTHPLDEKRIAKLRQWLPEARAEYRPQ
- a CDS encoding SpoIIE family protein phosphatase; the protein is MTTPSSASAPAPASRPLRVLVVEDSEFDTRVMLNELRMGGYDPQYKRVETAEQMRAALTSQTWDVVLADYHLPEFSAPKALELLHELGLDIPFVVVSGGIGDQIAVECMRSGAHDYLMKGNLARLAPAVERELREAKVRAARAEAEQQMRESELRYRLLWETCPDAVLLMDANGYIQFANPAVESVFAYKPVELLGRNVTLLQPPELREANPLAFVEYVRSGRRQTGWAAREAIGLRKDGRRVIIEISASEMVLQGQRRYVGFIRDITERKKAEEALRAHEQEMQVAREIQRLLFPASAPQVPGFEISGASFPADAACGDYFDYLPMPAGRLGLVVADITGHGVGPALLMAETRAYLRLLTRNREKVEEILSLANRTLVEDVGNERFVTLMLAQLDPEARTLVYGSAGHPAGYVVDASGEVKATLRSTGPPLGIASSANFRASAPVPLAPGDVLLLLTDGIEETTAPDKTLYEARRALEFLRQNRSRPAAEIVRGLYDSVREFAQGDPLTDDITVLVVKVL
- a CDS encoding AGE family epimerase/isomerase, whose translation is MKSIYAGAIFLFSLALVGAADLTGLAQEYDRQLREKILPYWYDTTLDRAHGGYLLADDLSGRREAKDKALVVQARMVWGFSHAHLYQYSDARRDYLQAAQVGYRFLRDRMLDAQHGGYYWRVDAAGKPLQDRKIMYGQSFVIYALVEYYRATQHPEAIRLAMDLFFLLQRKAHDLEHGGWIEHFTRDWRPVLQHDDQVFVEVGGYKSANTHLHLMEAFTELYAVTGDATVRRALQEALEINRRYFYPLEPGQSCFHRQLDWRPVTDPKSAGLSYGHNVEFAWLMVQAQKALGQRPDWRHFYAHIDHALQYGYDWERGGLYHRGVGNEPASDTTKVWWAEAELIAALSEALAHQPNPRYAQALEKQFRFLQQYQTSPEDGIWLDTVYADGKVKSGGKAHHWKANYHDVRAIVKFIQAFKRPASRAAVQ
- a CDS encoding phosphate acyltransferase, whose amino-acid sequence is MRFIGSLIEKLQRHPKRIVFPEGSEPRVLQAARQFRSLRLGAPILLGDRTAIKEAAEKLNINLEGIRIINPATSEDLDNFARRFEALRRAKGIRFEEARAAMLNPNYFGSMMVAMHQADGLVSGTNEVTGSVLRPLFQIIKVAPHFTTASSCMIMEVEDTRFGEEGVMFMADCGVIPEPTVEQLADIAVTTAQLAHKLLNVRPRVAMLSFSTKGSAMHPSVGKMQAATALAIRKAQEHGLEADFDGELQADTALVPDIARRKLPESKVAGRANVLIFPDLNAGNIASKFVQHIARANAYGQIMLGLDRPAADVSRGSNAHDILGVAAIVGVQAIDYKSLYPDAGNHIPGE